One genomic segment of Ricinus communis isolate WT05 ecotype wild-type chromosome 5, ASM1957865v1, whole genome shotgun sequence includes these proteins:
- the LOC8267701 gene encoding probable prolyl 4-hydroxylase 10: MAKARYSRLPARKSSSPTTMILTMLLMFTFVILILLALGILSVPSNSGDKAHDLTTIVHNKEQSFDGDDGKGERWAEVISWEPRAFVYHNFLTKEECEYLINLAKPNMQKSTVVDSETGRSKDSRVRTSSGTFLSRGRDKKIRDIEKRIADFSFIPVEHGEGLQVLHYEVGQKYEPHFDYFNDEFNTKNGGQRVATLLMYLSDVEEGGETVFPAAKGNFSAVPWWNELSECGKKGLSVKPNMGDALLFWSMKPDATLDPSSLHGGCPVINGNKWSATKWMRVNEYKV; the protein is encoded by the exons ATGGCAAAAGCAAGATATTCACGTCTTCCAGCAAGAAAATCGTCATCACCAACAACAATGATACTGACAATGCTTTTGATGTTCACATTCGTGATCTTGATTCTTCTGGCTCTTGGAATTCTATCAGTTCCTAGTAATTCCGGTGATAAAGCTCACGATCTCACCACTATTGTccataataaagaacaaag TTTTGATGGAGATGATGGGAAAGGAGAGAGATGGGCTGAGGTGATCTCTTGGGAGCCTCGTGCTTTTGTTTATCATAATTTCTTg ACCAAGGAGGAATGTGAATACCTAATAAATCTTGCCAAGCCAAATATGCAGAAGTCTACAGTTGTTGATAGTGAAACTGGAAGGAGTAAAGATAGCAG AGTGCGGACAAGCTCTGGCACTTTCCTTTCCAGAGGCCGTGACAAAAAGATCAGGGACATTGAGAAAAGGATTGCTGATTTTTCCTTCATACCTGTAG AGCACGGGGAAGGACTTCAAGTTCTCCACTATGAAGTTGGGCAAAAATATGAGCCTCACTTTGACTACTTTAATGATGAGTTCAATACAAAGAATGGGGGTCAACGCGTAGCTACTCTTCTTATGTATCT CTCAGATGTTGAAGAAGGGGGTGAGACTGTCTTCCCTGCTGCCAAAGGAAATTTTAGTGCGGTTCCTTGGTGGAACGAATTGTCTGAGTGCGGAAAAAAAGGACTTTCTGTTAAACCAAATATGGGTGATGCATTGCTTTTCTGGAGCATGAAGCCTGATGCCACTCTGGATCCTTCAAGTTTGCATG GTGGTTGCCCTGTGATTAATGGGAATAAGTGGTCAGCTACCAAGTGGATGCGTGTGAATGAGTACAAAGTCTGA
- the LOC8267700 gene encoding aconitate hydratase 1: MVNESPFKSILKTLEKADGGAFGKYYSLPALNDPRIDRLPYSIRILLESAIRNCDEFQVKSNDVEKIIDWENTSPKQVEIPFKPARVLLQDFTGVPAVVDLACMRDAMNSLGGDSNKINPLVPVDLVIDHSVQVDVARSENAVQANMELEFQRNNERFAFLKWGSNAFHNMLVVPPGSGIVHQVNLEYLGRVVFNTDGMLYPDSVVGTDSHTTMIDGLGVAGWGVGGIEAEAAMLGQPMSMVLPGVVGFKLSGKLRDGVTATDLVLTVTQMLRKHGVVGKFVEFYGEGMSELSLADRATIANMSPEYGATMGFFPVDHVTLQYLKLTGRSDETVSMIESYLRANRMFVDYSEPQIERVYSSYLELNLEDVEPCIAGPKRPHDRVPLKEMKADWHSCLDNRVGFKGFAVPKESQSKVAEFNFHGTPAQLRHGDVVIAAITSCTNTSNPSVMLGAALVAKKACELGLEVKPWIKTSLAPGSGVVTKYLQKSGLQKYLNQLGFHIVGYGCTTCIGNSGDIDEAVASAITENDLVAAAVLSGNRNFEGRVHPLTRANYLASPPLVVAYALAGTVDIDFETEPIGVGKDGKKIYFRDIWPSNEEVAKVVQSNVLPDMFKATYEAITKGNPMWNHLSVPSSTLYSWDPKSTYIHEPPYFRNMTMSPPGPHGVKNAYCLLNFGDSITTDHISPAGSIHKDSPAARYLMERGVDRRDFNSYGSRRGNDEIMARGTFANIRLVNKFLGGEVGPKTVHIPSGEKLSVFDAAMRYKSEGHDTVILAGAEYGSGSSRDWAAKGPMLLGVKAVIAKSFERIHRSNLVGMGIIPLCFKPGEDAETFGLTGHERYNIDLPSSVAEIRPGQDVTVTTDNGKSFTCTFRFDTEVELAYFDHGGILPFVIRNLIQAKH; the protein is encoded by the exons ATGG TGAATGAAAGCCCTTTTAAGAGTATACTGAAAACACTTGAGAAAGCTGATGGTGGTGCTTTTGGCAAGTATTATAGCTTGCCTGCTCTTAATGATCCACGAATCG ATAGGCTGCCATATTCAATTAGGATTCTCTTAGAGTCGGCCATCCGAAACTGCGATGAGTTTCAGGTTAAGAGTAATGATGTTGAGAAGATCATTGATTGGGAGAATACTTCTCCTAAACAAGTTGAGATCCCTTTCAAGCCTGCCAGAGTACTTCTTCAG GATTTTACTGGTGTTCCTGCTGTTGTTGATCTTGCTTGCATGCGAGATGCAATGAATAGTCTGGGTggtgattcaaataaaattaacccactG GTTCCAGTTGATCTTGTTATTGATCACTCGGTTCAGGTCGATGTGGCAAGATCAGAAAATGCAGTGCAAGCAAATATGGAACTCGAGTTCCAAAGGAACAACGAAAGATTTGCTTTCCTCAAGTGGGGCTCAAATGCATTCCATAATATGCTCGTTGTTCCTCCTGGATCTGGGATAGTCCACCAG GTCAATTTAGAATACCTTGGGAGAGTTGTATTCAACACAGATGGCATGCTTTACCCAGATAGTGTAGTTGGAACAGATTCACACACAACTATGATCGATGGATTAGGTGTTGCTGGCTGGGGAGTTGGTGGAATAGAAGCAGAAGCTGCAATGCTTGGCCAG CCCATGAGCATGGTCTTGCCTGGTGTGGTTGGGTTTAAGTTGTCAGGAAAACTGAGAGATGGTGTTACAGCTACTGATTTGGTTTTGACAGTAACACAAATGCTGAGAAAACATGGGGTTGTTGGCAAGTTTGTGGAATTCTATG GTGAAGGCATGAGTGAACTATCATTAGCAGACCGTGCTACTATTGCCAACATGTCTCCAGAGTATGGGGCAACCATGGGTTTCTTCCCTGTTGATCATGTCACACTGCAATATCTAAAACTGACAGGCAGAAGTGATGAAACT GTCTCCATGATAGAATCCTATTTAAGGGCTAACAGGATGTTTGTGGACTACAGTGAG CCTCAGATTGAGAGAGTATACTCCTCGTATTTAGAATTGAATCTTGAGGATGTGGAGCCCTGCATAGCCGGGCCCAAGAG GCCTCATGATCGAGTTCCTTTGAAGGAAATGAAAGCAGATTGGCATTCATGCTTAGACAATAGGGTTGGATTTAAG GGATTTGCTGTACCAAAGGAATCTCAGAGCAAGGTTGCAGAGTTCAATTTTCACGGGACTCCAGCACAACTTAGGCACGGTGATGTAGTAATAGCTGCTATTACTAGTTGCACTAATACCTCAAACCCTAGTGTAATGCTTGGAGCTGCTCTGGTTGCAAAGAAAGCTTGTGAACTAGGATTGGAG GTGAAACCATGGATTAAAACAAGTCTTGCTCCGGGTTCTGGGGTTGTTACCAAATACTTGCAAAAGAG TGGTCTGCAGAAGTATTTGAATCAGTTAGGATTCCATATAGTCGGTTATGGGTGCACCACCTGCATTGGCAATTCGGGTGATATTGATGAAGCAGTGGCCTCAGCTATTACTGAAAATG ATCTAGTGGCAGCAGCTGTGTTGTCTGGGAATAGGAATTTTGAGGGCCGTGTACATCCCTTAACAAGAGCTAATTATCTTGCCTCTCCTCCACTTGTGGTTGCCTATGCACTTGCTGGAACG GTGGATATTGATTTTGAAACAGAACCTATTGGGGTAGGAAAAGATGGAAAGAAGATATATTTCAGGGATATTTGGCCATCTAATGAAGAAGTGGCAAAA GTTGTACAATCAAATGTGCTGCCTGACATGTTCAAGGCTACTTATGAGGCAATCACTAAAGGAAATCCCATGTGGAACCACTTATCTGTACCTTCTAGTACTCTCTACTCATGGGATCCAAAATCAACATACATACACGAGCCTCCCTATTTCAGAAACATGACCATGTCACCCCCTGGACCACATGGTGTGAAGAATGCCTATTGCTTGCTTAATTTTGGGGATAGTATTACAACCGATCACATTTCACCAGCTGGTAGCATCCACAAAGATAGTCCTGCTGCTAGATACCTCATGGAACGTGGTGTTGACAGAAGGGACTTTAACTCTTATGGAAGCCGTCGTGGTAATGATGAGATTATGGCAAGGGGAACCTTTGCCAACATTCGTCTTGTCAACAAATTTTTGGGAGGAGAAGTTGGACCGAAGACAGTTCATATTCCTAGTGGGGAGAAACTCTCTGTTTTTGATGCAGCCATG AGGTACAAGAGTGAGGGACATGATACAGTTATCTTGGCTGGTGCTGAGTATGGGAGTGGAAGTTCTCGTGATTGGGCCGCGAAGGGTCCAATGTTACTG GGTGTAAAAGCAGTAATAGCAAAGAGCTTTGAGCGAATTCATCGCAGTAATTTGGTTGGGATGGGTATTATTCCATTATGTTTCAAGCCTGGTGAGGATGCTGAAACATTTGGATTGACAGGTCATGAGCGCTACAACATCGATCTTCCAAGCAGTGTGGCTGAAATTAGACCTGGTCAAGATGTCACAGTGACGACAGATAATGGCAAGTCATTCACGTGTACTTTCCGTTTTGATACGGAG GTGGAACTGGCGTATTTTGATCATGGTGGCATTTTGCCATTTGTCATCAGGAACCTGATTCAAGCAAAACATTGA